The following DNA comes from Planktothrix serta PCC 8927.
GGCGAAAATGTGTTAATTGAAATGCAGGCTGTAAATGTACCAGCTTTTGGCAAAAGAATTCTTTATAACACAGCAAAAATGTATGTAAATCAACTAAAATTAGGGGAAGTTTATCCAGAATTGAGAGCAGCCATAGGTGTAGCGGTGACGGATTTTATTATGTTTAATGAACATAATAAAGTGATTTCACAATTTACTCTGAAGGA
Coding sequences within:
- a CDS encoding PD-(D/E)XK nuclease family transposase, whose amino-acid sequence is GENVLIEMQAVNVPAFGKRILYNTAKMYVNQLKLGEVYPELRAAIGVAVTDFIMFNEHNKVISQFTLK